The window GGGGCCGCCCATGGAGTACCCCACGGCGATGACCGGGCCGCGCCCGAGCGTGCGCAGCAGGCCCGCCACGTCGTCGGCCGCCGCCTCCAGCGAGAAGGGCTCCTCGCTGCGCATGCCTCGGCCGTGGCCCCGGTGGTCGACGGCGATCAGCGGGCCCAGCGCGGCCACCGCGTCGTAGAGCAGGAACCAGTTGAGGTCGGCGCTGGCCGTCCACCCGTGCAGCAGCACGATGGTGGGGCGGTCGGCCGGGCCAGGGGCCTCGCGCAGGAAGACCTCGCCGCGGCCGGGGACCAACTCGACTCGCCCCGGCGGCAGCGGCGGCGGCACGGGCGGCTCCGGGGCGCGGGGTTGGAGGCGACGAGCCATGCGTCGGACCCGGCGGGCCTCCAGGGCGAGGGTCGAACGTCGGCTCGGCACCCTGCCATGCTTCCCCCATGGCTCCGGCAGTACCCGCCCTCCGCTTCGACGCGGTGTCGTACCGAGTGGGTGACACCATGGCCTTGCGTGGCGTGGACTGGACGGTGGAGGCGGGCGAACGGTGGGTGGTGCTCGGCCCCAACGGCGCAGGCAAGACGTCGTTGCTGCGGCTGGCGGGCGCCTACGACCACCCCACTGTCGGCACGGTCGACGTGTTGGGGTGCCGGCTGGGGCGGGTCGACGTGCGGGCGTTGCGCACCCGCATCGGCATGGCCAGCGGGTCGGTGGCCCGCATGCTGCGGCCCGGCGTCACCGCCTTGGAGATCGTCCTGGCCGGGCAGCATGCGGCGCTGGAGACGTGGTGGCACGACTACAGCGACGCGGACCGAGCCCGGGCGCAGTCGCTGCTCGACGCCGCGGGCTTCGGCTACACGTCCGAGCGCTCGTTCGGGGTGCTGTCGGAGGGCGAGCGCCAGCAAATGCAGTTGGCCCGTACGCTGATGGGCGAACCCGAACTGCTCCTGCTCGACGAGCCCGCCGCAGGCCTCGACGTCGGTGGACGAGAACGGCTCGTCACCCGGCTTGCCGCCCTGGCCGCCGACCCCTCGACGCCGCCGACGGTGTTCGTCACCCACCACGTGGAGGAGATCCCCAGCGGGTTCACGTCCGCCTTGCTCCTGCGGGCGGGCCAGGTGGTCGCCGCCGGCCCGCTGGCCGAGACGCTGACCTCGGAGAGCTTGTCGGAATGCTTCGGGTTGGCCCTGCGGCTGCGGGCCGAGGATGGGCGGTACACGTGTCGGGCGTCGTAGTCTCGGACCCCGTGGATCGCCTCACCGCCGCCTTCGAGGCCATCGACGCCGCCAACGCGGACGACCCCAACACCCTCGTCATCCGCGGCGAAGTGCGGCCCAAGGAAGTCGGCCACGCCGAGCTGGCCACCGAGTGGTTGGCCCGCCTGCGGCCCGACGCCGACGAGGCGCTGCGCCTGGCCGTGCGGGCGGCCCACGTCCGGCGCTTCGCCATCCCCCGCAGCAGCTACCCCGACGGGCGGGCCGGCTACCTGCGCTGGCGCAAGGCGCTCAAGGACATGCACATGGCCGAGGTCGGCCGCATCCTCGGCGCCCTTGGCTACGACGAGCGCACGGTGTGGCGGGTGCAGAACATCGTGGGCAAGCGGGGGCTGGGCACCGACCCCGACGTGCAGGTGCTGGAGGACGTGTTGTGCCTCGTCTTCTTGGAAACCCAACTCTCCGACCTGGCCGACAAGTTGGAGCCCGAGCACATCGTCGAGGTCATCCGCAAGACCCTGCCCAAGATGTCGGACGAGGCCAAGGTGGTAGCGCTCGGGCTCGACCTGCCTGCCGACGATCACGCCCTGCTGGAACGGGCGGTCGGGGCATGACCCGGTCCACCGACTCCAAGCCGGGGCGCCGTATCGTGAGCGACGACGCATCCTTCCCGCCGCAGAGGAGACGCGTGGTCGCACGGATAGTCGAATCGCCTGACCACTTGGCCCTGCCCCTGCCGCCGGGCCTCACCGTGGTGCCCGCCCAGGACCCCGACGAGTTCGCCCGCGTGCTCGCCGCGCAGACCGGCGGCACCTTGGTGTCGTCGAGCGACGAGGTGGCCGCCGTGCTGGCCCGGCGCCGCTTGTCGTCGGTGGCCGACGTCGACGGCTCGGCCGCCGAGGTGGCCTACCTCCAGTCGTTGCTGGAAGGCGGCTCGGCCGACCTGCCCTCCAACCTGGTGCGGCCTGGCGAGCGCACCGCCGTCCTGCGTTCGTTGGGCACGCGGTTGGCCGCCGCCCGCGACGAGGCCAAGGCCGCCCGGGTGGCATTGCTCAAGCGGGAAGCCGCCGTGCAGGCCGAGGTGCGCAAGACCTCGGGCGTGCTGCTCGACGTGGAACCCGAGCTGGCCCGGCGGGTGGCGCATCGGGTCAGCGTCGCCTTGCGCAAGGCGCGGGCGGCGCAACGGGCGCTCGGCCCCAAGCCCGGGCTCGACAAGGAGACCGAACAGGCCGCCCGCCGCGCCATGTCGCGCCTGGAGGACGCCCGCTTCGCAGCCGCCAAGTCGAGTGCCCGAGTGCACTCCCGCCTCGCTGTGGGCAACGTCATCGGGCTGCTGCTCGCCTTCGTCGGCGTCATGCTCGTCTGGGGAGGCGCCCAGATCGACGCGGGCTCGGTCTATGCGGTGCTGGCCCTGGCGGGCTTGTCGCCGTTGGCCGCACTGGCCATCGGCGCCGCCGGCGCAATGCATGCCCGGCGCCGGGTGCAGGCGGCCACGGCCGAGTGCGCAGCGGCTTTGCAGAAGGCGGGGGTGGCCGACGTCGAAGCGTTGGCCGAACGCCGGCGTGAGTTGGAGGCGTGGCTCGACCGGGCCGACGCCACCGCCACGGCCCGCGACGCGTGGAAGGACGCGCTGGTGGCCTGGGAGACGATGGCGGCGCCCGGCGCCGACCCCAAGACAGTCGAAGAGTTGTTGGAGGCCGGTGCCCGCGTGCGCGCCGCCCGCGAGGACGCGACTGCGGCGCGAGCGACGGCCGACGAAGCGATGAAGGCGCTGGCCGTCGTGGAGGACGAAGTGCGGGCCCGCTTGGCCCGGCCGTCGGCCGATGTCGACGGGGCGCCGATCGTGGTCACCGGCTCACGGCGCGACAAGCTCGCCCTGGAGGAGTTGGCGCCGTCGGTCCCCGTGGCGCTGGTCACCGGCATCGACGCCGAAGCGGCCCGGGAACCTGAGACGGCGTACGCAGGCGAGGCGGAGCACGAAGTCGAGGTCGACGAGCGGCCGACGCAAGCCCACTCGTTCCTCTTCGACGCCGAGGCTGCTCGCCGCTTGCGCCGCCGAGTCCGCCGCCGCAGCTAACTCACTGACGCACTAGCGCAGGCGGGCGTCGACCACCGAGGCCAGGTCGCCCAGTGCCTCGGTGAGGCGGGCGTGCTCCTCGGCCCGCCGGTTGGCCAGTTCGGCCAGGTCACGCTCGGCCTCGGCCCGGGCCTCTTCCAGCCGGGCCAGGTCGTCGCGCAGGCGGGCTTCCTCGACCTCGCGGGTGGCCTGCACCTCGGCTTCGACGGCGGCCACGCGGCTGCGGGCCTGCTCCTCGGCCTCGGCCACGATGGCGGCAGCCCGGCTCTGGGCCTCGGTCACCGCCAGTTCGGCCGTGCGCTGGGCCAGCACCAACGTGCGCCGCACCGTCTGTTCGTTGACGGTGGCCACCGTCGTGCGCTGCTGCGCCTCGTCGAGGCGACCGGTGGCGTCGGCCAACTGGGCCTCGAGGTCGCCCACCAACAACGAGAGCTGTTCAAGGAAGCCGTCGACGTCGTCGGGGTGGTAGCCCCGCAGCTTCTCCCGGAAGCGGGCCGTGCGGATGCGCGCCGACGCGCTCTCGTCGACCGGCTCGTCGACGACGCGGATGTCGTCGAGCTGGTCGTCCACCTCGAAGTCTTCGATCGTGCTCATGCGTGCTCCATCTCTGCCAGATCAGACAGTGCGGCGGCCAAGCGGTCGCCGATAGCGGTGCGGCACTGCCGGGTTGCCTCTGCCGCCGTACGGAGGTCGTCGTCGGCTTGGGCCACGGCGGCTTGGGTCTCGGCCACCTGCCGACGGGCTTCGTCGACGGCGTTGCGCAGCCGGTCGAGCTCGGTCTCGTCGCGCAGTTCGGCGATGCGCTGGTTGGCCTCCCGGACCAGCCGGACCGCTTCGGCCTCGCCTCGCTCCACGATCTCGTCGGCTTGGCGCTGCCCCTCGAAGACGGCCGACAGCAGTTCGTCGTCGTCGACGGCGGGTGCCGGTGCGGCGACCTCGGCCCGGACAGCAGCCGACTCGGCGGCCGCGGCGGCCGACAGCGTGTCGGCGATGCGGCGCTCCAAGGTGGCGACGATGCCCGACACCACGGCCAGGTGGTCGCGCACATGGTCGGGGTCGTAGCCCGGCTCGGTGGCTCGGAACCCGGGTGAGTGGAGCTGCGCCGCCAGCACCTCCGACACAGTGGACACGCTTGGAGGGTATCGCCCCTCACTCGCCGGGCCGCGGACCCCCGATGCGTCGCCGGGCTTCGTCGACGGTGGCCGTCAGCGCCTCGCCCAACGAGCGCGCCGCGCTGCGCACATCGTCTTGGAACTCGGGGTCTCGCACGGCCTCGGCCACGCTGTCGACGATGCGGTCGACTGCCCCGGCCAGGCCTTGCAGGGCCTCGGGCGTATCGCGCAGTCGCCTGCCCAAGGCAGCGAACTGCTCCCCCACCTGCTCCCACGCTTCCTTGCTGTCAGCCACGTCGCACCCTCCCGTTCTCGACCTTGACGCCTTCGGCCCGAAGCCTGCGGCTTTGGTCGTCTTCCTTCCCTGGAGCCAGGCGTCCATCCGCCATCACGATGCGCCACCATGGGAATTGATCACCGTGACGAGCGAGGAAGCCGCCGACGGCGCGCCCGCAACCGGGAAAGCCGGCCTCCTGCCCCACCTCTCCGTAGG of the Acidimicrobiales bacterium genome contains:
- a CDS encoding ATP-binding cassette domain-containing protein, yielding MAPAVPALRFDAVSYRVGDTMALRGVDWTVEAGERWVVLGPNGAGKTSLLRLAGAYDHPTVGTVDVLGCRLGRVDVRALRTRIGMASGSVARMLRPGVTALEIVLAGQHAALETWWHDYSDADRARAQSLLDAAGFGYTSERSFGVLSEGERQQMQLARTLMGEPELLLLDEPAAGLDVGGRERLVTRLAALAADPSTPPTVFVTHHVEEIPSGFTSALLLRAGQVVAAGPLAETLTSESLSECFGLALRLRAEDGRYTCRAS
- a CDS encoding DUF4202 domain-containing protein yields the protein MDRLTAAFEAIDAANADDPNTLVIRGEVRPKEVGHAELATEWLARLRPDADEALRLAVRAAHVRRFAIPRSSYPDGRAGYLRWRKALKDMHMAEVGRILGALGYDERTVWRVQNIVGKRGLGTDPDVQVLEDVLCLVFLETQLSDLADKLEPEHIVEVIRKTLPKMSDEAKVVALGLDLPADDHALLERAVGA
- a CDS encoding DivIVA domain-containing protein; protein product: MSTIEDFEVDDQLDDIRVVDEPVDESASARIRTARFREKLRGYHPDDVDGFLEQLSLLVGDLEAQLADATGRLDEAQQRTTVATVNEQTVRRTLVLAQRTAELAVTEAQSRAAAIVAEAEEQARSRVAAVEAEVQATREVEEARLRDDLARLEEARAEAERDLAELANRRAEEHARLTEALGDLASVVDARLR